One genomic segment of Thunnus albacares chromosome 18, fThuAlb1.1, whole genome shotgun sequence includes these proteins:
- the ccni gene encoding cyclin-I, translated as MKFTEPWERQRLSFLLEKAASREAKMWKVYVPKKPSSQDTDISPAQRDEAVRWLTELHSKLKLYPETLVLAVSILDRFLAPIKARPKYLRCIAIACFFLAAKTCEEDECVPSLRELAASSSCGCSPSEILRMERIILDKLNWDLHTATPLDFLHIFHAMVLSCRSGYLDSMLGLNRSQHLALLTQRLYHCLADHTLIQLRGSMLALALITLELETCCPDWLALTIDLLKKAQIDSSELIRSRELVARSLSTLRASLPPNTVYIYQPLQSQTTLQPPVQDPSLPCCTLGTITSTTESARDHAHVTAPPAQPQTPAGGEEGSQQSWQPSSTNSSIPALLSPPKHPRHLNHLQRVTLRSKASAKRKVEEMEVDDFYDGIKRLYNEDVTTTTTTAAVQEGATPVMGAITTGGGGGGGGGGGLGVCSVLLSRQEGSSSPCPPLQPVSAS; from the exons GATACAGACATCTCCCCCGCCCAGCGGGACGAGGCCGTGCGCTGGCTGACGGAGCTCCACAGCAAACTGAAGCTGTACCCAGAGACCCTGGTGTTAGCGGTTAGCATCCTGGACCGTTTCCTCGCTCCCATCAAG GCCCGTCCAAAGTACCTGCGCTGCATCGCCATCGCCTGCTTCTTCCTGGCTGCCAAGACCTGTGAGGAGGACGAg TGTGTGCCCTCTCTGAGGGAGCTGGCTGCCTCCAGCAGCTGTGGCTGTTCTCCATCAGAGATCCTGAGGATGGAGAGGATCATCCTGGACAAACTGAACTGGGATCTGCACACCGCCACGCCGCTGGACTTCCTGCATATC TTCCATGCAATGGTGTTGTCGTGTCGTTCTGGGTATTTGGACTCCATGTTGGGACTGAACCGTTCTCAGCACCTCGCCCTGCTCACACAGCGACTATACCACTGTCTGGCCGACCACACACTCATACAG CTCAGAGGATCCATGCTGGCCTTGGCCCTCATCACCCTAGAGCTGGAGACCTGCTGTCCTGACTGGCTGGCTCTCACCATAGACCTGCTAAAAAAGGCACAG ATCGACAGCTCTGAGTTGATTCGGAGTCGAGAGCTCGTGGCTCGTAGTCTGTCCACACTGAGAGCTTCCCTGCCTCCAAACACTGTCTACATCTACCAACCCCTGCAGAGCCAAACCACCCTGCAGCCTCCGGTCCAGGACCCCTCACTCCCCTGCTGCACACTGG GGACCATCACCTCCACCACCGAGTCTGCCAGGGACCACGCCCACGTCACTGCCCCCCCTGCCCAGCCACAGACACCTGCTGGTGGGGAAGAGGGGAGCCAGCAGTCCTGGCAGCCCTCCTCCACGAACAGCAGTATCCCAGCTCTACTCTCTCCACCCAAACACCCCCGCCATCTTAACCACCTGCAGAGGGTCACGCTGCGCAGCAAGGCCTCCGCCAAGCGCAAG gtggaggagatggaggtggACGACTTCTATGACGGTATCAAGCGCCTCTACAACGAAGAcgtcaccaccaccaccaccaccgccgccgTCCAGGAGGGGGCAACACCTGTGATGGGGGCGATAACAacaggtggaggaggtggaggaggaggaggaggaggcctgGGTGTCTGCAGTGTCCTGTTGTCCCGACAGGAAGGCAGCTCCTCCCCCTGCCCGCCTCTGCAGCCAGTCAGTGCCTCCTAG